In one window of Bos javanicus breed banteng chromosome 24, ARS-OSU_banteng_1.0, whole genome shotgun sequence DNA:
- the LOC133237354 gene encoding olfactory receptor 5W2-like yields the protein MTAENCTVFADFIFLGLSRRQDVQQGLFVLFLLAYGITAVANVGMVLLIKRDPRLHTPMYYFLSNLSFCDICCSSTISPKMLADFLSEQKRIPYDVCAIQMYFFGAFGDVECLMLAVMACDRYVAICNPLLYTIAMSRGICTQLVVIAYIVGLVDSAIHTCCKFQLSFCNSNIVNHFFCDIPPLLALSYSDTSSNEIVMFTFTGCVAGTSIIPVLLSYSYIITTILRMNSAEGRCKAFSICASHLTAVAIFHGKLLFMYFRPSASYSMDTDKTASVFYTVVIPMLNLLIYSLRNKDVKGALKKATSTKLCSG from the exons ATGACTGCTGAAAACTGCACTGTGTTTGCTGACTTCATATTCTTAGGCCTTTCCCGTAGACAAGATGTACAGCAGGGGCTCTTCGTGCTCTTCCTGCTGGCTTATGGCATAACTGCAGTTGCCAATGTTGGGATGGTCCTGCTGATCAAGAGGGACCCCAGACTGCACACACCCATGTATTACTTCCTGAGCAATCTGTCCTTCTGTGACATTTGCTGTTCTTCTACTATCTCTCCCAAGATGCTGGCTGATTTCTTATCCGAGCAAAAAAGGATTCCATATGATGTATGTGCCATCCAGATGTACTTTTTTGGAGCCTTTGGAGATGTGGAATGTCTCATGTTGGCTGTCATGGCTTGTGACCGTTATGTGGCCATTTGCAATCCACTTCTTTATACAATTGCCATGTCCAGGGGAATCTGTACCCAGCTTGTGGTTATTGCCTACATCGTAGGCTTGGTTGACTCAGCAATCCATACCTGTTGTAAATTTCAGTTGTCATTCTGCAATTCCAATATCGTCAATCACTTTTTCTGTGACATCCCACCCTTATTAGCCCTCTCCTACTCAGATACATCCAGCAATGAGATTGTGATGTTCACTTTTACTGGCTGTGTTGCGGGGACCAGCATTATCCCTGTCCTCCTCTCCTACAGCTACATCATAACAACCATCCTTAGGATGAACTCAGCCGAGGGGAGATGCAAAGCTTTCTCTATATGTGCTTCCCACTTAACCGCTGTGGCTATATTTC aTGGCAAACTCCTGTTCATGTATTTCAGACCCAGCGCCAGTTACTCCATGGACACAGACAAAACGGCCTCTGTCTTTTACACAGTTGTCATCCCCATGTTAAACCTACTGATCTATAGCTTAAGGAATAAGGATGTAAAAGGTGCCCTAAAAAAAGCAACCAGCACTAAATTATGTTCTGGGTGA
- the LOC133237357 gene encoding olfactory receptor 5AP2-like, producing MEVENSTVKPQFFLLGFSDHPELQSALSAVLLSIYSVTLMGNLGMILLITASPPLHTPMYFYLRILSFIDACCSSVIAPKLLVDLVSDKKIISYNGCAAQLYFFCCSVDTESFLLTVMAYDRYIAICNPLLYTVIMSKRICCQLATGAFLGGTMSSIIHTTNTFHLSFCSNEINHFFCDTSPLFSLSCTDTYIHDVVLVVFASLVEARCLLTVLLSYILIIAAILKTGSAEGRRKGFSTCASHLTVVSIYHGTLIFIYLCPGTGHAMAIDKVTSVFYTYVKSLNLQP from the coding sequence ATGGAGGTGGAGAACAGCACTGTGAAGCCACAGTTCTTTCTCTTGGGATTCAGTGACCACCCGGAACTGCAGAGTGCTCTTTCGGCTGTGCTTTTGTCCATCTACTCTGTTACCCTGATGGGCAACCTTGGGATGATTTTATTAATCACAGCCAGTCCCCCTTTGCACACCCCTATGTACTTTTATCTCCGCATCTTGTCTTTCATAGACGCCTGCTGCTCTTCAGTCATTGCCCCCAAATTACTTGTGGACTTAGTTTCTGATAAGAAGATCATTTCTTACAATGGCTGTGCTGCACAGTTATATTTCTTCTGCTGTTCAGTGGACACAGAGTCTTTTCTCTTGACTGTCATGGCTTATGACCGGTATATAGCCATCTGCAACCCCCTGCTTTACACTGTTATTATGTCCAAGAGGATTTGCTGCCAGCTTGCAACTGGAGCGTTTCTGGGAGGCACCATGAGCTCAATCATCCACACCACTAATACCTTTCACCTGTCTTTCTGCTCCAATGAAATTAACCATTTCTTTTGTGACacctcccctctcttctctctgtcctgCACTGACACTTACATCCATGACGTTGTACTGGTGGTCTTCGCTAGTTTAGTGGAAGCCCGCTGCCTTCTAACAGTTCTCCTCTCCTATATCCTCATCATAGCAGCCATTCTTAAAACAGGTTCTGCcgagggaagaagaaagggattCTCCACTTGTGCATCCCATCTGACCGTGGTCTCTATCTACCATGGTACCCTGATCTTCATTTATTTGTGCCCTGGCACTGGCCATGCAATGGCTATTGATAAAGTGACCTCTGTGTTCTACACCTACGTTAAATCCCTGAATTTACAGCCTTAG
- the LOC133237355 gene encoding olfactory receptor 5I1-like: MEVENSSVKPQFFLLGFSDHPELQSALFAVFLSIYSVTLMGNLGMILLITASPPLHTPMYFFLCILSFVDACYSSVIAPKLLVDLVSDKKTISYNGCAAQLYFFCFLVDTESFLLTVMAYDRYIAICNPLLYTVIMSKRICCQLAIGAFLGGTMSSVIHTTNTFHLSFCSNEINHFFCDISPLFSLSCTDAYIHDIVLVVFASLVEALCLLTVLLSYILIIAAILKTGSAEGRRKGFSTCASHLIVVSIYHGTLIFIYLRPSAGHSLDIDKVTSVFYTLIIPMLNPLIYSLRNKDVKNAFRKMISRKFLS, translated from the coding sequence ATGGAGGTGGAGAACAGCAGTGTGAAGCCACAGTTCTTTCTCTTGGGATTCAGTGACCACCCGGAACTGCAGAGTGCTCTTTTTGCTGTGTTTTTGTCCATCTACTCTGTTACCCTGATGGGCAACCTTGGGATGATTTTATTAATCACAGCCAGTCCCCCTTTGCACACCCCTATGTACTTTTTTCTCTGCATCTTGTCTTTCGTAGACGCCTGCTACTCTTCAGTCATTGCCCCCAAGTTACTTGTGGACTTAGTTTCTGATAAGAAGACCATTTCTTACAACGGCTGTGCTGCACAGTtatatttcttctgctttttggTGGACACAGAGTCTTTTCTCTTGACTGTCATGGCTTATGACCGGTATATAGCCATCTGCAACCCCCTGCTTTACACTGTTATTATGTCCAAGAGGATTTGCTGCCAGCTTGCAATTGGAGCGTTTTTAGGGGGCACCATGAGCTCAGTGATTCACACCACTAATACCTTTCACCTGTCTTTCTGCTCCAATGAAATTAACCATTTCTTTTGTGACatctcccctctcttctctctgtcctgCACTGACGCCTACATCCATGACATTGTACTGGTGGTCTTTGCTAGTTTAGTGGAAGCCCTCTGCCTTCTAACAGTTCTCCTTTCTTATATCCTCATCATAGCAGCCATTCTTAAAACAGGTTCTGccgaaggaagaagaaaaggattcTCCACTTGTGCATCCCATCTGATTGTGGTTTCTATCTACCATGGTACCCTGATCTTCATTTATTTGCGTCCCAGTGCTGGCCATTCACTGGATATTGATAAAGTGACCTCTGTGTTCTATACATTGATTATACCTATGCTGAACCCCCTGATTTACAGTCTGAGGAACAAAGACGTGAAAAATGCTTTTAGGAAAATGATTAGCAGGAAATTTCTTTCTTAA